Proteins found in one Microbacterium sp. LWS13-1.2 genomic segment:
- a CDS encoding LamG-like jellyroll fold domain-containing protein — protein sequence MRTRIFASLAAVAALAIGLIALPPAEEAKALSPDLPFSADALPTWQTNGVVWQVGISRGRAVVGGTFSQIRPGAGQSGAARSLQSLAILNAATGEPDACQLPVAFSGGTAAVYAVKAAPDGNTVFIGGQFTSVGGVAVSRLAEINVATCTVTPFRVSGISSYVLDIEPSNEFVYFGGVFQTVGGQSRRSFAKVNRAGTLQTAFVANASGVTEELYSNTVVPNKNARGDALQLSPDGTRLAIGGDWFDINGSASHSFAVIDATTGAVLRTWPASTVGNTSRTKMISSDGTRFYVAQEGFAGFDGALAYNWSDYSQAWRDNCAGATQAIVPYQGLLFEAHHRHDCSAMGMFPDGRRTFLSVSHATDPTQLQIGWLPELNDGTGEGIGPRSIAIGPGTNGTPYLWVGGEFTRVNGANQQGLTRFSPTDTGAPPVPALAARAITPNAVQVNIRGVYDPDDSDITYAVYRGNNTTTPVWTGVAQSKHWYRFQATFVDTDVTPGTSYTYRVRAIDRANNQSALSGTATVTASATGSVYASTVIADQPRLFYRYDDTANAQWVVDSAGPTVVGLNGLAQNGVNRTAAGAIPNDASRSATFTDTQPNGLPQYIWNDVIAPGPTVYSVETWLRTTSTTGGALANYGSSTGRPRSDTGVDRVSGTVDRVVYMENGTGFLRFGVRAGFGTTTLRSLAAVNDGQWHHVVGTQGPGGMRLYVDGVLQAQNATTGSGTYNGTWHVGGDTLNGYPSAGNALVNRYFDGQLDETAVYYQALSPQQVQNHFSVGTGFVDAVVPSTPQGVGASFDGANVDVTWTASTDNVGVAGYRVYRGTTAGFTPAADTLRGTVAGTTFEDVAPPPGTFYYKVVAFDGAGNASAASAASAPVTVVDGVAPSVPTGVNAVAAGQAADVSWTASTDNAGVTGYALYRGSDAGFVPSMETLIQPDIAGTSYHDTPLSEGTWYYKVTARDAAGNVSGASSAASVVIVAPDSTPPSVPGGLTATVEGANNVTLNWSASTDNVGVTGYLVYRGTTAGFTANDASRIGDVAETTFTDSARPQGTWFYKVAARDGSSNVSAASVAASATVTNPPAPPTTQTIVTTADSMAAAINPAFAYGATNQISSRFNTTIESFLRFDLPAAPAGQVLTSATISLRTSNDSTAGSTDIHEFRLVSGTWQEGTITWNNRPTSVGAAVLGQLTGATAVNSPYIANLSAADLGPLAGTSITLRLSSPAGSDNVRLWSREATSADYRPTLTLTYTTP from the coding sequence GTGCGTACTCGCATCTTCGCGAGCCTTGCCGCTGTTGCGGCGCTCGCGATCGGATTGATCGCTCTACCACCTGCCGAAGAGGCGAAAGCCCTCTCGCCTGATCTGCCGTTCAGCGCCGATGCGCTGCCGACCTGGCAGACCAACGGCGTGGTCTGGCAAGTGGGTATATCCCGCGGCAGGGCAGTCGTCGGGGGGACCTTCAGCCAGATCCGCCCGGGCGCAGGACAGTCAGGCGCTGCGAGAAGTCTGCAGAGCCTGGCCATCCTGAACGCCGCGACAGGGGAGCCGGACGCGTGTCAGCTGCCGGTCGCCTTCAGCGGCGGTACGGCAGCGGTCTACGCGGTGAAGGCGGCGCCTGACGGCAACACGGTCTTCATCGGCGGCCAGTTCACGAGCGTGGGCGGCGTCGCGGTGAGCCGGCTCGCGGAGATCAACGTCGCCACCTGCACGGTCACGCCGTTCCGGGTGAGCGGCATCTCCAGCTATGTGCTCGACATCGAGCCCTCCAACGAGTTCGTCTACTTCGGTGGCGTCTTCCAGACGGTGGGAGGACAGAGCAGGCGCAGCTTCGCGAAGGTCAACCGCGCAGGAACTCTGCAGACGGCTTTCGTCGCCAACGCGTCCGGTGTGACGGAGGAGCTGTACAGCAACACGGTCGTGCCCAACAAGAATGCCCGAGGGGATGCGCTCCAGCTCTCCCCGGACGGCACCAGGCTCGCGATCGGGGGCGACTGGTTCGACATCAACGGATCGGCATCCCACAGCTTCGCCGTCATCGACGCGACGACGGGAGCGGTGTTGCGCACGTGGCCGGCCAGCACGGTCGGCAACACTTCGCGGACGAAGATGATCAGCTCCGACGGGACGCGGTTCTACGTGGCGCAGGAGGGATTCGCCGGGTTCGACGGCGCCCTCGCCTACAACTGGTCCGATTACAGCCAGGCGTGGCGCGACAACTGCGCCGGCGCCACACAGGCGATCGTCCCGTATCAGGGACTGCTGTTCGAGGCGCACCATCGCCATGACTGCTCGGCGATGGGGATGTTCCCGGACGGGCGGCGCACCTTCCTCTCGGTGAGTCACGCCACTGACCCGACGCAGCTGCAGATCGGCTGGCTTCCGGAGCTGAACGACGGCACCGGCGAAGGCATCGGCCCGCGCTCGATCGCGATCGGACCGGGCACGAACGGCACGCCGTACCTGTGGGTCGGCGGGGAGTTCACCCGCGTCAACGGCGCCAATCAGCAGGGGCTGACGCGGTTCAGCCCGACCGATACGGGCGCACCACCGGTCCCGGCCCTCGCGGCACGCGCCATCACGCCGAACGCGGTCCAGGTCAACATCCGCGGTGTCTATGATCCGGACGACTCGGACATCACCTACGCCGTGTATCGCGGGAACAACACGACGACCCCCGTCTGGACCGGGGTGGCCCAGTCGAAGCACTGGTATCGCTTCCAGGCCACCTTCGTGGATACGGATGTGACGCCCGGAACGAGCTACACGTATCGCGTCCGCGCGATCGACCGGGCGAACAACCAGAGCGCCCTGTCGGGGACGGCGACGGTCACGGCATCGGCGACAGGGTCCGTCTACGCATCCACGGTCATCGCCGATCAGCCACGGCTCTTCTATCGCTACGACGACACGGCGAACGCGCAGTGGGTCGTGGACAGCGCCGGCCCGACGGTCGTCGGGCTCAACGGCCTCGCGCAGAACGGCGTGAACCGCACCGCCGCGGGGGCGATCCCCAACGACGCGAGCCGCAGTGCGACGTTCACCGACACGCAGCCGAACGGGTTGCCGCAGTATATCTGGAACGACGTCATCGCGCCCGGACCCACCGTGTACTCGGTGGAGACGTGGCTTCGTACGACGTCGACCACGGGTGGGGCGCTCGCCAACTACGGATCCTCGACGGGGCGCCCTCGTTCGGACACCGGAGTCGATCGCGTCAGCGGCACGGTCGACCGTGTGGTGTACATGGAGAACGGGACCGGGTTCCTGCGGTTCGGCGTGCGCGCCGGGTTCGGAACGACGACGCTGCGGAGTCTCGCGGCGGTCAACGACGGGCAGTGGCACCACGTGGTCGGCACCCAGGGGCCGGGCGGCATGCGGCTGTATGTCGACGGAGTCCTTCAGGCGCAGAACGCCACGACGGGCAGCGGCACCTACAACGGCACGTGGCACGTCGGCGGTGACACCCTCAACGGCTACCCCAGTGCGGGCAACGCCCTGGTGAACCGCTACTTCGACGGCCAGCTGGACGAGACGGCGGTGTACTACCAGGCGCTGTCGCCACAGCAGGTGCAGAACCACTTCAGTGTCGGGACGGGCTTCGTCGACGCGGTGGTTCCGAGCACGCCCCAAGGGGTGGGTGCCTCGTTCGACGGAGCGAACGTCGACGTGACCTGGACCGCCTCGACCGACAACGTCGGCGTCGCGGGTTACCGGGTCTATCGCGGCACGACCGCCGGGTTCACCCCCGCGGCCGACACGCTCCGCGGGACGGTCGCGGGCACGACGTTCGAAGACGTCGCACCGCCTCCTGGCACCTTCTACTACAAGGTCGTCGCCTTCGACGGCGCCGGCAACGCGAGCGCGGCCTCCGCGGCCTCCGCTCCCGTCACTGTCGTCGACGGTGTGGCGCCGAGCGTCCCGACGGGAGTGAACGCCGTCGCGGCGGGGCAGGCGGCCGACGTCTCCTGGACGGCCTCGACGGACAACGCCGGGGTGACGGGCTACGCGCTGTACCGGGGCTCGGATGCCGGCTTCGTGCCGAGCATGGAGACCCTCATCCAGCCGGACATCGCCGGCACCTCGTACCACGACACGCCGCTCTCCGAGGGCACGTGGTACTACAAGGTGACCGCACGCGATGCCGCCGGGAACGTCTCCGGTGCGTCGAGCGCGGCATCCGTCGTCATCGTGGCTCCCGACAGCACGCCGCCGAGCGTGCCCGGGGGACTGACGGCGACCGTCGAAGGCGCCAACAACGTCACCCTGAACTGGAGTGCCTCGACGGACAACGTCGGGGTCACCGGATACCTCGTCTACCGAGGCACGACGGCCGGCTTCACCGCGAACGACGCTTCTCGGATCGGCGACGTGGCGGAGACGACCTTCACCGACAGCGCTCGGCCGCAGGGCACGTGGTTCTACAAGGTGGCCGCGAGGGATGGATCATCGAACGTGAGTGCGGCCTCGGTCGCGGCGAGCGCCACGGTGACCAATCCACCGGCTCCACCCACGACGCAGACGATCGTGACGACCGCCGACTCGATGGCCGCGGCCATCAACCCGGCCTTCGCCTATGGAGCCACCAACCAGATATCGTCGCGCTTCAACACCACGATCGAGTCCTTCCTGCGGTTCGACCTGCCGGCAGCGCCGGCCGGGCAGGTGCTCACTTCGGCGACGATCTCGCTGCGGACGTCCAACGATTCGACGGCCGGATCGACCGACATCCACGAGTTCCGGCTCGTCAGCGGCACGTGGCAGGAGGGCACGATCACCTGGAACAACCGTCCTACGAGTGTGGGGGCGGCTGTCCTCGGGCAGCTCACGGGAGCGACGGCGGTGAACAGTCCCTACATCGCCAACCTGTCCGCCGCCGACCTCGGACCGCTGGCCGGCACATCGATCACGCTGCGACTGTCCAGCCCGGCGGGCAGCGACAACGTGCGGCTGTGGTCTCGTGAGGCGACGTCAGCGGATTATCGACCCACGCTGACGCTGACGTACACGACACCCTGA
- a CDS encoding glycosyltransferase: MLFVGINYAPEPTGIAPYTEGMACALAARGWRVRVITTHPHYPWWKVQDGYGGWTRTETRDLVDVTRLRHYVPRRHTMLHRALSELTFGLRATFAGWHRPDAVVLVSPAMISSRLAAVRAALTGVPTIVWVQDIYTLGARETGAVSHGAAGIAALERGLVNSADRVVAIHDRFRRVLQEDLSVATPVDVVRNWSHVRTDGAGRDSMLRRELGWADDDVVVLHAGNIGAKQGLDNVVHASLEAARRGSHVKFVLLGDGNQRHALEAMASCSRLQFLDPLPDGAFERALASADFLLVNERPGVTEMAVPSKLTTYFATGLPVIAAVDPSSITHDEVSAAGAGPCVPAGDPGALVDAAERLAADPVAARAFGRAAQSYRDAHLGVDAAVASFEATIQAAMVSGRRASAGALAGSRSRGHRPVLHH, from the coding sequence GTGCTCTTCGTCGGCATCAACTACGCGCCCGAACCGACGGGCATCGCGCCCTACACGGAGGGCATGGCGTGCGCCCTCGCGGCGCGAGGATGGCGCGTGCGGGTCATCACCACGCATCCGCACTATCCGTGGTGGAAGGTTCAGGACGGCTACGGCGGCTGGACCCGCACCGAGACGCGGGATCTGGTCGACGTCACGCGACTGCGCCACTACGTGCCTCGACGTCACACCATGCTCCATCGGGCGCTCTCGGAGCTGACCTTCGGGCTCAGGGCGACCTTCGCCGGTTGGCACCGCCCGGATGCCGTCGTCCTGGTCAGCCCCGCGATGATCTCCTCCCGGCTGGCCGCCGTCCGTGCTGCACTGACGGGCGTACCGACGATCGTGTGGGTACAGGACATCTACACGCTCGGCGCGCGGGAGACAGGTGCCGTGTCGCATGGCGCGGCGGGGATCGCCGCGCTCGAGCGCGGGCTGGTGAACTCCGCCGACCGGGTCGTGGCGATCCATGACCGATTCCGCCGCGTGCTCCAGGAGGACCTGTCGGTCGCCACGCCCGTCGACGTCGTGCGGAACTGGTCGCACGTGAGAACGGACGGCGCCGGACGGGACAGCATGCTCCGCCGGGAGCTCGGCTGGGCGGACGATGACGTGGTCGTGCTGCATGCCGGCAACATCGGGGCGAAGCAGGGACTCGACAACGTCGTCCATGCCTCCCTCGAGGCGGCTCGCCGCGGATCCCACGTGAAGTTCGTCCTACTGGGCGACGGGAACCAGCGCCACGCCCTCGAGGCGATGGCGTCATGCTCACGACTGCAGTTCCTCGATCCGCTGCCGGACGGCGCCTTCGAGCGTGCGCTGGCCTCAGCCGACTTCCTCCTGGTCAACGAGCGCCCGGGTGTCACCGAGATGGCCGTCCCCAGCAAGCTGACGACGTACTTCGCCACAGGGCTTCCGGTGATCGCCGCGGTCGACCCGTCGAGCATCACTCACGATGAGGTCTCTGCCGCCGGAGCCGGCCCGTGCGTCCCTGCGGGCGACCCGGGCGCACTGGTCGACGCCGCCGAGCGGCTCGCGGCTGACCCCGTCGCCGCACGGGCGTTCGGCCGCGCCGCGCAGAGCTATCGGGATGCGCATCTCGGCGTCGACGCCGCGGTCGCCTCTTTCGAGGCGACCATCCAGGCGGCGATGGTGTCGGGTCGGCGCGCGTCGGCCGGCGCACTCGCCGGCTCGCGGAGCCGCGGGCACCGCCCGGTCCTCCACCACTGA
- a CDS encoding DNRLRE domain-containing protein — MVSRVWAGVVVASALVVGLVAVTPPEPAAALSPGVQFSADELPTWQTNGTVYALAQSAGKVVAGGTFSELRPPEGGSGSPVAVNALAILDAETGSADACQLSLSLAGGTPAVYAAIAAPDGNTVYIGGNFSNVGGVSTGRIAQIDVRTCTVTGFRPPSISSIVHTLAVKGTTMYFGGMFLTVGGEARQRFAAVDVTTGALLPWTANVDDIGRGIGVSPDGSKVAIGGDFFSVNGAYSHSIAIVDAVTGANIRTYPAGFIANTSVTKHIFSADDGRFYISNEGTGGGVFDGRAAFSWATGDQLWRDTCLGATQMTLQHQTTLYSVSHGHNCDSVNAQQDGTRHYFLAQSTVDGSHFAWDPKSNDGIGEGIGPRALVIATGRSTGQPFMWSGGDFTTINGAPQDHLTRFGTTDTGSPPAPTVSAVAQSSGSIDVRIRTSIDDDDSNLTYQVFRNNSSSPIWSGASSSVWWNRPQVTFVDTDVVAGETYTYRVRATDGTNTSVLSQVATATAVAPAADYAASVRSDAPAIYWQGNTTGSWLQDGSAATTNTSRQPGVLENGAANSADTPVAGDPSGSLVFDGGDDYVWHQGLAPAPTTYSVETWIKTTTTRGGKIIGFGSGRPRTDTGATVLSGSYDRHLYMTNAGRVVFGAYTGSTVTLTSLNALNDGSWHHVVGTQGASGMALYVDGVRVAQNSNAVAQSYHGVWHVGGDNLSGWPNRPTSNFFAGTIDETAVYSSALGAGDVADHYEAAGRELDLNHAPADAYGTRVFAADPTLYWRLGDASGTTAADAARFGTYPGVYRNGVTKGQPGIIPGDPAVTTPGTQQGTVATQATLTPSAAFTGEIWFSTTTAGGKLFGFENAQTGNGTNYDKHLYMTAGGNLVFGSWVGSAAVVTSPLGYADGNWHSAVGVLDSSGRKLYVDGVLVAQSSVTGADTTSGYWRIGGGNLGSWPGATSNSYFRGALDEFAVYNGGLSANEIARHYALGVQDAASPSTPSGLTATHGSGGVDVSWAASTDSTGVLEYRVYRSTSADFTPDADSFLATTATTSYHEDAPALGTYYYRVTAVDGAENESLPSAPRQLLVTDIDAPTAPASPAATQAGANGATVTWAPSADNVDVIDYMVYRGDAPGFSIADGTLVGTVSGTSFSESGLSAGSHYYRVVARDAAGNVSQPSDTAMLTIVPPDVTAPSSPGGFTATLSSGTTVTLSWNPSTDDRGVSSYVLYRSLVADFTPSAGNRIAEVTTPGHVDTGRAAGTWYYRVTAQDAAGNVSAPASASVTIQPPSQAVEVTLSPTEDAMVAQSAPTTLYGSSNQLSARGTSGTIESFIRLPLPAAPAGTVLTSAVLSVRTSNDSTAATTDSPQFRLVTGAWTEDAVTWNNRPTTTATGVLGTLTGATALNAAYTVSLGADGLSSFLGQTVTLRMSGANSDNVRLWSAEAVAAYRPSLRLTFTPASGPDTQAPTVPTGLATSVAGNADVTVTWSPAADNVGVTGYTVYRGTSAGFAPDASSKIADVTAPSYTDNGRTPGVWYYKVTARDAENNVSGASASVNATILANGGTPVEITVPITDDAMVAQSAPTTLYGTSNQLSSRGTGGAIESFLAVPLPAAPAGTALTGAVLSVRTTTDGTAASVDAHDFRLMSGAWTEAAVNWNNRPLTATSGALGTLTGATATNTPYTVALTTGPLASALGQTVTLRMSSAGADNVRLWSAEATSATYRPSVRLTFTPVAGPDTEAPSVPTGLVASVAGNADVGLAWSASTDNSGVTGYTVYRGTATDFAADPSSRLSDVTASSYTDNGRPTGTWYYRVTARDAAGNVSAASSAVSATIAPPVVPPVVQTIVTSADTMAAASNAAATYGTTNQLSSRFSTGIESFLSFALPAAPAGMQLTSASLSVRTSTDSTAASANAHVFHLMTGPWDEATLTWNTRLTQTSSGVIGELASAGTTNTAYTVSIQAADLAGLSGQTITMRMSSTAGTDNVRIWSREATNASYRPTLTLTYTAVP; from the coding sequence ATGGTCTCACGTGTCTGGGCAGGTGTCGTCGTAGCCTCGGCACTCGTGGTGGGCCTTGTCGCGGTCACGCCGCCCGAACCGGCTGCAGCCCTCTCGCCCGGCGTTCAGTTCAGCGCCGACGAGCTGCCGACATGGCAGACGAACGGAACGGTGTACGCGCTCGCGCAATCGGCCGGCAAGGTCGTGGCGGGGGGCACGTTCAGCGAGCTGCGTCCGCCCGAAGGAGGTTCGGGTTCGCCGGTCGCCGTGAACGCCCTCGCGATCCTCGACGCCGAGACGGGCAGCGCCGACGCGTGCCAGCTGAGTCTCTCGCTGGCCGGGGGAACACCGGCGGTCTATGCGGCCATCGCGGCGCCCGACGGCAACACCGTCTACATCGGCGGGAACTTCTCGAACGTCGGTGGTGTGTCCACGGGGCGTATCGCCCAGATCGACGTCCGCACGTGCACCGTCACGGGCTTCCGGCCCCCCAGCATCTCCTCGATCGTGCACACCCTCGCCGTGAAGGGCACGACGATGTACTTCGGCGGCATGTTCCTCACGGTGGGCGGCGAGGCACGCCAGCGGTTCGCCGCCGTCGATGTCACGACCGGGGCGCTGCTTCCGTGGACGGCAAACGTCGACGACATCGGCCGAGGGATCGGCGTCTCGCCTGACGGCTCCAAGGTCGCGATCGGCGGAGACTTCTTCTCGGTCAACGGCGCGTACTCGCACTCGATCGCCATCGTCGACGCGGTCACGGGTGCGAACATCCGCACCTATCCGGCCGGGTTCATTGCGAACACCTCGGTGACCAAGCACATCTTCAGCGCCGACGACGGCAGGTTCTACATTTCGAACGAGGGCACCGGTGGCGGTGTCTTCGACGGGCGCGCGGCGTTCTCGTGGGCGACGGGCGACCAGCTCTGGCGCGACACGTGTCTCGGCGCCACTCAGATGACGCTGCAGCACCAGACGACCCTCTACTCCGTGAGCCACGGTCACAACTGCGACTCGGTGAATGCGCAGCAGGACGGCACGCGCCACTACTTCCTCGCGCAGAGCACGGTCGACGGGTCGCACTTCGCGTGGGATCCCAAGTCCAACGATGGCATCGGCGAGGGCATCGGCCCGCGCGCGCTCGTCATCGCGACCGGCAGGTCGACCGGGCAGCCGTTCATGTGGAGCGGCGGCGACTTCACCACGATCAACGGTGCGCCGCAGGACCACCTGACGCGGTTCGGGACCACCGACACCGGCAGTCCGCCGGCGCCGACGGTATCGGCGGTCGCTCAGAGCAGCGGGTCGATCGACGTCCGCATCCGCACCTCGATCGACGACGACGACTCGAACCTCACGTATCAGGTCTTCCGCAACAACTCGTCGAGCCCGATCTGGAGCGGCGCCTCGTCCTCGGTGTGGTGGAACCGCCCGCAGGTGACGTTCGTCGACACGGATGTGGTTGCAGGGGAGACCTACACCTATCGGGTGCGAGCGACCGACGGCACGAACACCTCGGTGCTCTCGCAGGTGGCGACCGCCACCGCGGTCGCACCGGCGGCCGATTACGCGGCATCCGTCCGTTCCGACGCGCCCGCGATCTATTGGCAGGGGAACACGACAGGGTCGTGGCTGCAGGACGGCTCCGCCGCGACGACGAACACCAGCCGCCAGCCGGGCGTGCTCGAGAACGGCGCGGCGAACTCGGCCGATACCCCCGTCGCCGGCGACCCCAGCGGATCACTCGTCTTCGACGGAGGCGACGACTACGTCTGGCACCAGGGACTGGCCCCCGCGCCGACGACTTACAGCGTCGAGACGTGGATCAAAACGACGACCACTCGAGGCGGCAAGATCATCGGATTCGGAAGCGGGCGCCCCCGCACCGACACCGGGGCGACCGTGCTCAGCGGCAGTTACGACCGGCACCTCTACATGACCAATGCGGGCCGCGTCGTCTTCGGGGCCTACACCGGCTCGACCGTGACCCTGACCTCGCTCAATGCGCTGAACGACGGGTCGTGGCATCACGTCGTGGGCACACAGGGCGCGAGCGGGATGGCGCTGTACGTCGACGGGGTCCGGGTGGCGCAGAATTCCAACGCGGTCGCCCAGTCCTACCACGGGGTGTGGCACGTCGGCGGAGACAACCTCTCCGGCTGGCCGAACCGCCCGACGAGCAACTTCTTCGCGGGCACGATCGACGAGACCGCCGTCTACTCGTCGGCACTCGGCGCCGGCGACGTGGCCGACCACTATGAGGCGGCGGGCCGAGAACTCGATCTCAACCACGCTCCCGCCGACGCCTACGGCACTCGCGTCTTCGCCGCAGACCCGACGCTCTACTGGCGCCTCGGTGACGCATCCGGCACCACTGCCGCCGACGCCGCCCGCTTCGGCACCTATCCGGGGGTGTACCGGAACGGCGTCACCAAGGGCCAGCCGGGCATCATCCCCGGCGATCCGGCGGTGACGACCCCCGGCACACAGCAGGGCACGGTCGCCACGCAGGCCACGCTCACGCCCTCGGCGGCCTTCACCGGCGAGATCTGGTTCAGCACCACGACCGCCGGCGGCAAGCTGTTCGGATTCGAGAACGCACAGACCGGCAACGGCACGAACTACGACAAGCATCTGTACATGACCGCGGGCGGCAATCTCGTCTTCGGCTCGTGGGTCGGCTCGGCGGCGGTCGTGACCAGCCCGCTCGGCTACGCCGACGGCAACTGGCACAGCGCGGTGGGAGTCTTGGACTCCTCCGGCCGGAAGCTCTACGTCGACGGCGTGCTCGTCGCGCAGAGCAGCGTCACCGGCGCGGATACGACGAGCGGGTACTGGCGCATCGGCGGCGGCAACCTCGGCAGCTGGCCCGGCGCGACCTCGAACTCGTACTTCCGCGGGGCGCTGGACGAGTTCGCCGTGTACAACGGCGGCCTGAGTGCCAACGAGATCGCCCGCCACTACGCGCTCGGGGTGCAGGACGCCGCATCCCCGAGCACGCCCTCCGGCCTCACCGCCACCCACGGCTCCGGCGGGGTGGACGTGTCGTGGGCGGCATCCACCGACAGCACCGGCGTGCTGGAATACCGCGTCTACCGGAGCACGTCGGCCGACTTCACGCCCGACGCCGATTCGTTCCTCGCGACAACGGCGACGACCTCGTACCACGAGGACGCCCCCGCGCTGGGCACGTACTACTACCGGGTGACCGCGGTCGACGGCGCCGAGAACGAGAGCCTGCCGTCGGCGCCCAGGCAGCTCCTCGTCACCGACATCGACGCCCCCACGGCACCCGCCAGCCCGGCCGCGACGCAGGCGGGGGCGAATGGCGCGACCGTCACATGGGCGCCGTCCGCGGACAACGTCGATGTGATCGACTACATGGTCTACCGGGGGGATGCCCCGGGCTTCTCGATCGCCGACGGGACGCTGGTCGGCACCGTCAGCGGCACGTCGTTCAGCGAGAGCGGGCTCTCCGCGGGCTCGCACTACTATCGCGTCGTCGCGCGAGATGCGGCGGGCAACGTCAGTCAGCCCTCCGACACCGCGATGCTGACGATCGTCCCGCCGGATGTGACCGCCCCGAGTTCACCGGGCGGCTTCACGGCGACGCTGTCCAGCGGAACCACCGTGACGCTCTCGTGGAACCCCTCGACCGATGACCGCGGCGTCAGCTCCTACGTGCTGTACCGGAGCCTCGTGGCGGACTTCACGCCGAGCGCGGGCAACCGCATCGCGGAGGTCACGACGCCGGGGCACGTGGACACGGGGCGTGCCGCCGGCACGTGGTACTACCGAGTGACCGCACAGGATGCCGCGGGCAACGTCAGCGCCCCAGCGTCCGCCTCGGTGACCATCCAGCCGCCGTCGCAGGCGGTCGAGGTGACACTCTCGCCCACCGAGGACGCGATGGTGGCGCAGTCGGCTCCGACGACCCTGTACGGCTCGTCGAACCAGCTGTCGGCGCGGGGAACCAGCGGAACGATCGAGTCGTTCATCCGACTGCCGCTGCCGGCCGCGCCGGCCGGGACAGTGCTGACGAGCGCCGTGCTGTCGGTCCGCACATCGAACGACAGCACCGCCGCGACGACGGACTCTCCTCAGTTCCGGCTGGTGACAGGCGCCTGGACCGAGGACGCCGTCACGTGGAACAACCGCCCGACCACGACGGCGACCGGCGTGCTCGGCACTCTCACGGGCGCGACAGCGCTCAACGCCGCCTACACCGTCAGCCTCGGCGCCGACGGACTGTCCTCGTTCCTCGGGCAGACGGTGACCCTCCGGATGTCGGGCGCCAACAGCGACAACGTACGCCTGTGGTCCGCCGAGGCGGTGGCGGCCTACCGGCCCTCGCTGCGGCTGACGTTCACGCCCGCCTCCGGTCCTGACACGCAGGCGCCGACTGTGCCGACGGGGCTGGCGACCTCCGTCGCCGGCAACGCGGATGTGACCGTCACCTGGTCGCCCGCGGCGGACAACGTCGGGGTCACCGGGTACACCGTGTATCGAGGGACGAGTGCGGGCTTCGCGCCGGACGCCTCCTCGAAGATCGCCGACGTGACCGCGCCGTCGTACACGGACAACGGCCGGACGCCGGGCGTCTGGTACTACAAGGTGACCGCGCGGGACGCGGAGAACAACGTGAGCGGTGCGTCGGCGAGCGTAAACGCGACCATCCTCGCCAACGGCGGCACACCGGTCGAGATCACGGTGCCGATCACCGACGACGCCATGGTGGCGCAGTCGGCTCCGACGACGCTCTACGGCACGTCGAATCAACTGTCGTCGCGCGGGACCGGGGGTGCGATCGAGTCGTTCCTCGCCGTCCCGCTTCCGGCCGCTCCCGCGGGCACGGCGCTCACGGGCGCCGTCCTCTCGGTGCGGACGACGACCGACGGCACGGCGGCCTCCGTGGACGCGCATGACTTCCGTCTCATGTCCGGAGCGTGGACCGAAGCCGCCGTGAACTGGAACAACAGGCCGCTGACGGCGACGTCGGGGGCACTGGGCACGCTCACCGGCGCGACGGCCACGAACACCCCCTACACGGTCGCGCTGACGACGGGCCCGCTCGCATCGGCCCTCGGCCAGACCGTGACGCTCCGGATGTCGAGCGCGGGCGCCGACAACGTCCGGCTCTGGTCGGCGGAGGCGACATCGGCGACGTATCGGCCGTCTGTGAGACTCACCTTCACACCCGTCGCCGGCCCCGATACGGAGGCGCCTTCGGTGCCCACGGGTCTGGTCGCGTCCGTCGCCGGCAACGCCGACGTCGGGCTCGCATGGAGCGCATCCACCGACAACAGCGGTGTGACCGGCTACACGGTCTACCGCGGGACCGCTACGGACTTCGCCGCCGACCCGTCGTCGCGGCTGTCCGATGTCACCGCTTCCTCCTATACCGACAACGGGCGCCCGACGGGCACCTGGTATTACCGGGTGACCGCGCGCGATGCCGCCGGCAACGTGAGCGCGGCTTCGTCCGCCGTCTCGGCGACCATCGCTCCGCCGGTCGTGCCGCCCGTCGTGCAGACGATCGTGACCAGCGCCGACACGATGGCCGCGGCGAGCAACGCTGCGGCGACGTACGGCACGACCAACCAGCTGTCGTCCCGCTTCAGCACGGGGATCGAGTCGTTCCTGTCGTTCGCCCTCCCTGCCGCACCGGCAGGGATGCAGCTGACGTCCGCCTCGCTGTCGGTGCGAACGTCCACGGACTCCACAGCGGCCTCCGCGAATGCACATGTCTTCCACCTGATGACCGGGCCATGGGACGAGGCGACCCTGACGTGGAACACGCGTCTCACTCAGACCTCGTCCGGAGTGATCGGGGAGCTGGCGAGCGCGGGCACCACCAACACCGCCTACACGGTGAGCATCCAGGCAGCCGACCTCGCGGGGCTGTCGGGTCAGACGATCACGATGCGGATGTCGAGCACGGCCGGGACGGACAACGTGCGTATCTGGTCGCGAGAGGCCACCAACGCGTCATATCGCCCCACGCTGACGCTCACCTACACAGCGGTGCCGTAG